ttatccaaagtcacaaacttagggtttagagttaaagggtggagtttaggatttaagatttagggtttagggtttagggtttaaagtttagggtttagggtttagggtttcgggtttagggtttagggtttagagtttagagtttagggtttagggtttagagtttagggtttagagttgagaaatgaggttttggggataagatttcaaattttgaaaaataaaaaaattaaaattttcaaaagataaaatgttattttggtcattttagtttttgagtgctatttttgtgatataaacttagaaatgtacTATTTTAGAGATTTGCCCTAAAAAAAAGGCTCTATTGTATTGTAAACTACCGAAATAACCTTACCCGGTCGCTCTATAAAGCTATGGGCCTCTTGGCCTCTCCAAAAACCTCTCAGACTCAAatcaaatctttcttttttttcaaaattctaatttttaaacaacgaaactaaacaaaacaaaaaaatggcgCGCCTTCTCTTCCGTCTACTCGGAGAATCTAATACTCCGTCGTCCGTGGCGGACACCTCCACCATCACGTTGAATTCCGATCTCGTCATCATCCTCGCTGCTCTCCTCTGCGCCCTGATCTGCGTTCTCGGTCTAATCGCTGTTTCTCGATGCGTCTGGCTCTGTCGTCTCGCCGCCGGTAACAGATTCTCCTCCGGCGGTTCCGGTCAATCTCCGGGTAGAGCGATATCAGATAATGTGCTCATCACACATGAAACATTACACTATCTCAAGACCTCCAATGCCATAAAGAACTGTTCAATGGCGGTGAAGACAGATATGAGCAAGGCTTATGATCGCTTGGAATGGAACTTCATCCAACTTGTACTCGAGAGATTGGGTTTTCATTATGTATGGGTGGCGAGGATCATGACATGTATCCGGACAGTGTCATACTCCTACCTAGTGAATGACTCCGTCCAAGGTTCAGTACTGCCATCTCGAGGAATTAGGCAGGGAGACCCGCTTTCACCGTACCTCTTTATCCTCTGTAGTGAGGTCCTATCGGGCCTGTGCAAGAGAGCTCAGCAAGCGGGGCTGTTATCCGGTATTAGAGTGGCTAGAGGATCTCCTCGAGTCAATCATCTTTTGTTTGCTGATGATACGATGTTCTTCATAAGGACGGATGAGTTGAGCTGCAGCACACTGCACCGGATATTACAGCAGTACAAGACTGCATCGGGACAGACTATCAACACGACTAAATCCGCTATTACCTTCTCTGCGAAAATAACCCAAGAGACTCGAACTAGAGTCAAATCTCACCTTGGTATAGCAAAAGAatgaggagttggaaattatctTGGACTCCCCGAGCACTTCGGCCGGAAGAAGAGAGACCTCTTCGCTTCAATCGTGGATAGGATCAGACAACAAGCTAGCTGCTGGACGAACCGTTTTCTGTCGAGTGCTGGGAAAATGACGATGCTGAAGGCGGTTCTGTCCGCCTCTCCAACACACGCTATGTCCTGTTTTGAGCTCCTGGTGAGCTTATGCAAGCGGATACAGTCAATGCTAACACGTTTTTTGGTGGGATGGAAATGATAACAAGAAAAAGATGTGCATGACATCTTGGGCAAAACTCTCAAAACCGAAGAAGCTTGGAGGGTTAGGTTTTCGCGATATACAACTCTTCAACAAAGCCCTCCTAGCAAAGCAATCTTGGCGGGTCCTCACAAACCCGGACTGTCTCCTCTCACGAGTGTTGCGTGGTAAATATTGCCACAACGCTTCTTTCCTCACTGTCAAAGCACAGGCTTCATGCTCCCATGGTTGGAGGGGGATTCTACATGGCCGAGACCTACTTGCTCCGAATATAGGCAAAGCTATAGGTGATGGTATGTGCACGAGAGTCTGGAAGGATGCTTGGATCAGAACAGACACCCTCAGTTGCCCAATGGGACCAGCTAATGAGGAAGTAATTGACCTCTTTGTCTCTGACTTGTTATTGCGGGGCTCTGGTGAATGGAATAAACCGAAGATCAGACAGCTACTCCCAGGATACGCGGAGACCATCTTATGTATGAGACCAAGCCGGTTAGGCGCTGAGGACAAGTGGGTGTGGACACTTAACAACTCAGGAGCCTACTCAACAAAGTCTGGATACTATGAGGCTGTTAAACAACAAAACCAAGAGGGAGAACAACATGGCATAATCCAAGGCAATCAACAAAACCGACTACACAACTTCAACTGGAACAAGCATATCTGGTCGGTAAAAACGGCGCCAAAAATACAGGTCTTTCTTTGGAAGATTATACAGGATGCATTACCTTTAGGAATGGCGCTGCAGAGGAGGGGAATCTTAACACATCCAGTGACTTGTGCGCGATGTGGAGCTCCGGAGTCAGCCGATCACTTGTTCTTACACTGTAGGTTTGCGAGACAAGTTTGGGATAATATCCCACTCACGAGAACTATAGACATCGGAACGAACTCCACTTTTGACCAATGCCTGGCAGCCTCACATGATCTGGTATGCCTCCCTCCGACGGGAGTGTCGGGCAACATTTTCTCTTGGGTATGCTGGTGCATATGGACAGCAAGGAACCTCCTGGTCTTCGAGGACAGAACACTAGACGCTAAGGACATCAGCTGCACCTCCATTAAACTTGCGCGAGAATGGCAGGAGGCCCAAGCACACAAACCTCTCCCGGCACACAACTTAGGAGGCAACAACTCTCATATACGGGAGCTCACATCGATGACTGTTTCTACTCTGTTCACAGACGCGGCATGGAAAGCCCAAGATAGAACTGCAGGATGCGGCTGGATTATACATAATCCACAAGAGAGAGAAACAACGAGTGGCACATCGACTGAACTCTGTGTCGCATCACCTTTGATGGCGGAAGCCTTGGCTGTTCGCGAAGCCCTGCTGCACGCAAAGGCCCTCCATCTCTCCAATATCTGCCTTAAATCAGATAACCAAGTGCTTGTCAAAGCACTAAACTCGAAGCAACATCCGGTGGAACTCTACGGAATCAACTTGGATATCGAGAACCTATCCTCCTCGTTTTGTTCTATTTCTTTTGTCCATGTCTCTAGGAATTTGAATTCTGCTGCAGATGCTTTAGCAAAGTCTGCCATGTACTACTTGAACCCTTAGCTTTGAGCTTTTATGAAATATttggttgaacaaaaaaaaaaaaaagagaaattgaCTAAAGAATCTTCGGACGTTATTGTTCCAGTGCGCCATCATCCATGAACCGAACTTGTTACAATAAACATGGGTTACACACCACATGCATACGGTATCTAGTACAAAGAAAATCCGTACAGCATTTTTCTGAGACCTTCGAAAACATTTACTTATgtcaaatatttcattttctgtTCTACAAAAGATtatgatataatatttaaaatgaacaCTCACGACCAAATTCAGTAATTCACCATTCGTTCGAATTAATGGATTTGaggttaattaattaatacagTTAATAATCATAAATGATCAACTTATCAGTACGTATAAGTAGATTATGAAAAAGATTTCAaagccaaaaataaataaacactaACTATATTCATTAAACTTGGACAGAACGTAACAAATGTAAACTATCAaagtaataattattttaaatcaaaaaaagGCTCTATTGTATTGTAAATTATCGAAATAACCTTACCCGGTCGCTCTATAAAGCTATGGGCCTCTTGGCCTCTCCAAAAACCTCTCAGACTCAAatcaaatctttcttttttttcaaaattctaatttttaaacaacgaaactaaacaaaacaaaaaaatggtgCGCCTTCTCTTCCGTCTACTCGGAGAATCTAATACTCCGTCGTCCGTGGCGGCCACCTCCACCGTCACGTTGAATTCCGATCTCGTCATCATCCTCGCTGCTCTCCTCTGCGCCCTGATCTGTGTTCTCGGTCTAATCGCTGTTTCTCGATGCGTCTGGCTCCGTCGTCTCGCCGCCGGTAACAGATCCTCCTCCGGCGGTTCCGGTCAATCTCCACCACCGCAGGTAGCAGCGGCGAACAAAGGACTGAAGAAGAAAGTGCTCCAGTCTCTCCCCAAGCTGACTTTCTCGCCGGAATCACCCTCGTCGGAGAAATTCGCCGAGTGCGCGATCTGTCTGACGGAGTTCACCGCCGGCGACGAGCTCCGGGTTTTGCCGCAGTGTGGTCACGGGTTCCACTTGTCTTGCATTGACACGTGGCTCGGGTCTCACTCGTCTTGCCCTTCTTGCCGTCAGATCTTGGTGGTTGCCAGGTGTCATAAGTGTGGCGGTTTGCCCGGTAGCTCTAGCTCCCGACCTGAACCCGAACCCGAAATTGTGATCCGAATTAAGCAAGGCGAAGATGATCCTAACTCCTCCTTGCCCtaaatttctttttagtttCTTCGTGTGTTAGATAACTCCATAATTTAAAGCAGGTCATTTTTAGTGGACACTGTTTACTCCCTTAATGTATAATGTTTATTGTAACTTGTAAATGTtgtatgaaattaaaattttacgatttgaatttaacatttttatttaagagTTTGATTGGTTGGATACAAATACAAGTGATTAAACATTTGATAACGATCACACAATATGTTTCTACTCTTTTTGTATCgttttaaacttttcaaaatcacaagattttcaaaaaagtCATGTCTCCCTTTATAAATAACCTTCGAGCGTTTCTTCCTAACTATGGGAGTATACCCTGAAAATGGGAAAGAAAATCTGGCCAATATGCATGATACAAATGGTATGTAATGTTTTGGCTAAGTTTCACCTCCATGCTATTATAAAGCAGAAATCAAATAACTATCGTATTTCTTTAACTTTTTCAAAAGTTTTAGGGGTTATATAGTCTTATGAAATTTCGGGAGCACGAGCCTGTGATCCACTAAATAAGATGAATCTTATAAATTGTGTATTACTGCAGTGAATTTTGAACAAGAAAAACGTTAAAAATGTAAATCCAAACCATCCCTCATACTTGACGTCTCCTTGCTTCTACAACTATATCGTATTATAGAATTAGTCAAAATGACAATTGAAATATAATACAACTGAATATACTTAACTATAAGGATAGTATATATAACTGAAAGAATCAATATGACTCCAAGAAATCCTTTTATTTGTCTTCTAGCTTTTTGAATTCTGACCTAACAAATAGATTGCAATATTATCCCACatatatttagagtttaggtataatgcttaaaatttttgtagatttataaattgatggtttagtttacattattttttgtaacactgATTCAATTACTTAGATTGAATATTATTCGTTTCTTATGTGAGCCATTGAATTAAATACGGCAAATGGTCCACCATGTAATCCCATCACAAGCATTTCCACTACGGAAAAAGTGCGCCCTTGTGCTTGGTGCTGTtaaccatattatatacatatttatattgtaatttAATCCATTTTTATTTCAACAAAAACTACGACCATTAACCAGAGGTGCAACAAAAATTTACGACCATTAACCTAAAGTTCAATTTATAGTGGAAActgagaaaaatatattttattgaatAGTCATGCATgagaataattaattaaatttactaAAAATCATACGTTAtcacaaacataaaataatcagtataataaacaaattattGACATGGCCATTTTTTGTAGGGGATTAGAAattgggctttttgcaaaagtgactcaaaacttggagtcaaacagaaaactaacattttcttttgactccttttttttttgagattttaaccccacacctgtattttatctacgaaaatgccattaacatttttttttttttttcgaaaatggcttctttactgtctcaacctcatcttcttcaagtatttacaatattgccactgcaatgaatagtgacaacaaccttgtacgaactgtttggagcttttaatgccctttaatgcacgtaaatctctttacactctctctgtttcaattgttatgaactaaaaacaacatttctttcactttctctctatattcatccaaaaaactcaagcttttgattcaaaatatgggctatggttgacagagccatatttctttcgtttttacttacggttgctttcgtttgaggttctgggtggttggagaagaccctgtgtgcaaacgaagtcatctcacctagtttaaggtacgaatttgaattttttttcaagatctgttcgcgtagaagacttactagtaagtcatctgtatgtagaagacttactgatgagtcttctggtcaaacggacgacttaaattaagtcgtccagctttgtttgttaaaaaaaacactccagacgacttatatatacgtcgtctacgagaaacgggctagttttgcatttgaccgaatcgtgtcagatctttgactatttctggacgacttataattcagtcgtctctgggaaagttaaaattttaatattttatgaaaacttgacgacttacgtgtaagtcgtcctaggttagttttgtaattgaaaaataaaacttcataatttaactttaaccagacgacttaatataaagtcgtccctccagaagacttaatttaaagtcgtccggggaaagcaaagtcgtccagaatttttcccaattttctggtcaaaccttgcttatcccggacgaccttaaattaagtcgtttagctggacgactttcatctaagtcgtctggagaaagttaaatttcaagttttatttttcaattacaaaactaacctaggacgacttacacgtaagtcgtcaagttttcataaaatattgaaattttaactttcccagagacgactgaattataagtcgtccagaaatagtcaaagatctgacacgattcggtcaaatgcaaaactagcccgtttctcgtagacgacttatatataagtcgtctgaagttttttttttaacaaacaaagccggacgacttagaattaagtcgtcccttttaattttcaattgcaaaagtgacctctttagacgacttacctttaagtcttctggacgacttaatgctaagtcgtctgcggcaatgtttattgaacttcttcattttctctatgtttactaatgtgttttattttgaatatttgcagatgatttttca
The window above is part of the Brassica napus cultivar Da-Ae chromosome C8, Da-Ae, whole genome shotgun sequence genome. Proteins encoded here:
- the LOC106373353 gene encoding uncharacterized protein LOC106373353, which translates into the protein MCMTSWAKLSKPKKLGGLGFRDIQLFNKALLAKQSWRVLTNPDCLLSRVLRGKYCHNASFLTVKAQASCSHGWRGILHGRDLLAPNIGKAIGDGMCTRVWKDAWIRTDTLSCPMGPANEEVIDLFVSDLLLRGSGEWNKPKIRQLLPGYAETILCMRPSRLGAEDKWVWTLNNSGAYSTKSGYYEAVKQQNQEGEQHGIIQGNQQNRLHNFNWNKHIWSVKTAPKIQVFLWKIIQDALPLGMALQRRGILTHPVTCARCGAPESADHLFLHCRFARQVWDNIPLTRTIDIGTNSTFDQCLAASHDLVCLPPTGVSGNIFSWVCWCIWTARNLLVFEDRTLDAKDISCTSIKLAREWQEAQAHKPLPAHNLGGNNSHIRELTSMTVSTLFTDAAWKAQDRTAGCGWIIHNPQERETTSGTSTELCVASPLMAEALAVREALLHAKALHLSNICLKSDNQVLVKALNSKQHPVELYGINLDIENLSSSFCSISFVHVSRNLNSAADALAKSAMYYLNP
- the LOC106431144 gene encoding RING-H2 finger protein ATL80-like; the protein is MVRLLFRLLGESNTPSSVAATSTVTLNSDLVIILAALLCALICVLGLIAVSRCVWLRRLAAGNRSSSGGSGQSPPPQVAAANKGLKKKVLQSLPKLTFSPESPSSEKFAECAICLTEFTAGDELRVLPQCGHGFHLSCIDTWLGSHSSCPSCRQILVVARCHKCGGLPGSSSSRPEPEPEIVIRIKQGEDDPNSSLP